The following is a genomic window from Pedobacter sp. KBS0701.
CAGGTAATTCCTCTTAAATAAAAAACATTTAGCGGTCTTGCCTGAGCTCCTGAATTTACCTGGTAAATGCCTTGTCGGTTAAAAAAGAGAAGCGTTTAAGCGTTGATAAAATAATCCTACGTTACCCGGTTTGGGATCCCATTTCTGAATTTTTAATTGCCAAGTTTATAGGTTAAACCTAAAAAACGGTTGCTATCGTTACTAACTAATATTTGATCATCCGGACAGGCTTCCAAAATAAGTGGAGATCAGTTTTCTGTTCACATTGGCCGTATTGATGCCTGAAAATTCATCTTTTTCAAAGATCTTACTCACCGCTTTTATCAGATTCTCCCTGATACGCCATCTTACTTTCAGATGTTTTTATTAATGATTTATATTACCATGATGTCTATTGTTTACTATATAATATCCACTGCAGGGTACTCCTAATTTACCTTTTCAATATGAAAATTTATAGTGAATATGATGAATAAAATTTAATTAGTTATGCACGATAGCTATGCAAAATTATGCTAAGCAAAGCCTTCAAGTGGTAAACATATGTGCTATAAAATTGGCTAAATTAACCATTTACAAAAAAATGCAATGGTTAATTTTATATGACTTAAATGTTTATCTAACCAAAAAATCACATGAAAAAAAAACTATTTAGTGTATTTGCATTGGCGCTTGTAATGGCAAGTTGCTCAAAAAATGAGACAGATATGTCGGATAAAAATGTCAATTTGAACGCGGACTCTTCAAAAAAGGCAACAGTAGAAGGCACCGCATCTATTGATGCATCAACCGTACAACAAACTATTAAAGGCTTTGGCGGGGCAAATATTGTTGCCTGGACGGGAGATTTAACCAGCGCACAAAGAACCACTGCTTTCTCGCCAACAAATGGTATAGGTTTAAGTATCGTGCGGGTAAGGGTGCCCAATTCCAGTTCAGAATTCGCCGCTGAAAAAGCAACTATTGATGCCTGTAAATCATTCGGCGGATCGGCTATTGCATCGGCATGGTCTGCACCCGCTTCTATGAAAACAAATAACAGCATTGTAGGTGGTAAAATTAATACCGCCTCTTATGGTGCTTATGCCGCACATTTAAGTGCTTTTAATAGTGCCGTTGGAGGTCTCGCAGCGATCAGTCCTACCAATGAGCCAGATTACAAGGTAAATTATGAATCAATGGAACTGACGGCGTCAGAAGTGGCTGATTTTGTAGCCGCACAAGGTAACAATTGTGGTGCCCCCATTATGGCACCAGAACCTTTTCAGATGAATCAGACCTACATCAATACCTACCTCAGTAATGCCACAGCAAAATCTAAAACCAGTTTTGTTTGCGGGCACATCTATGGCAAAACGCCTTACAACTTAGGGAATGTGGGTAAACCGGTTTGGATGACAGAACATTATACCAATTCCAGCATCAGCGGTGATGACTGGGCAAATGCCATGAATGCTGCCAAAGAAATCCACGATTGTATGAATGCCGGCTGGAGTGCTTATGTGTGGTGGTACATCAGAAGAAGCTACGGTCCGATGAGTGAAAGTGGCAATATCCAGAAAGTAGGTTATGTGATGGCGCATTATGCCCGCTATGTACGCCCTGGGTACAGCAAAATATCCTGTACTTCCAATCCTACCCCTGGGGTTTACGTAACCGCATACAAAAGCGGATCTAAACTGGTTATTGTAATCGTAAACCAAAATAACGCCGTAACCTATCAGGCATTTGGTTACAGTGGCATCAGCGTAAGTGGATTTAACCGTTACTTCACCACCAGTACAACCAATCTGGGCACCAACAGCTTGGCTGTTGCAGGGGGAAGCTTCGGGATTAACCTCGCAGCTTCAAGCGTAACCACCCTGGTATCTTATTAATGTAAATTCGATACTGGTTCTATTACATTTTGCAGCCCTCACTGGCGCAAGTTTTGGTGCATAAGGCAACGGGCCGGATGAATGTGCATTTACGATAGTTAAATAGTAAATTTTCTATTTAAGGTAATTTGTTAATTTAACGAAAGCACATCCCGGCTCTTTTGAGGCTTGACGCTAAGACTTGCGTTAGGTGAGGTTAGCTTTGCGAAATTTGTACGAACGATACCCGTGTGTTCCATGTCATTAGGTTAAGCCATTGGCACAAGGGAAATAATTTAACCACAGATAAGAAGGATGCACACAGATATAAAATCCGTGTTTATATGCGCGCATCTGTGGTTAAAAACCTTAACTTAATGATACTGGGCCTTTGCGAGGCAGCGGGGGGTAATATAACGGCTCAAATGCTACAGCAGCTCAATAGGTATGAAAGCATTATTGAAAACAGCGTAGGATTGACTGACCAGGCAATATAACGGTAACTCATCCTAAAGCTGCAACGATATCCGGGGCTGTAATTCCTGCCACTATACCACCAAATATACAAAAACCAGCCAGGATAAACATTGGAATGGCGGCAACCATATCGTACATTGGCCTGCTTTCTCTAACCTGGATAAAGTATTCGTTGTAATTAAACAGCTCTGCTGGAAATAACCCCGCAACTACTTTTTCAAAGGAAGAAACACTTGATCCTCCTACAATATTTAAACAATAGCTGCCGATATCCGCTCGGAAACGGTTCATTTCCATTCGCCCGGTGTCGAAGCCATTGAGACGTGGACTGAAAATGGATCTTGGTAAAGAGATATTTTCACCTGAGGATACCTTGCTTAATTTCAATTGAAACTTATCTACCGGGGTGCGCCTAAATAATTTCCCTTTTTGCCATATCGCATAGATTCCCGGCCTGCTGATCTCAAAAGTGACTTCCTTTTGGGTAAAAGGAATCTCAACGATCATTTCTCCATTAAAAATACCTTTGAGCATTAGGATCGCTTTAACAAGGATAAATACCCCAATGGGTACCAGACAAAAAAATAAAACCCTGATTATGGTTAAGCTCATTTTATTAAATTATTTAAGGCATGCTGGACTTCTTGCTATCCTGCAAATATATCGCCAATAAAATCATGAATTTGAAAGAGGTATCATTGAGGCTGAAGCCCGGCAAAACTAATGGTTACCACAGGTTTTAAGTAGAACGTATTTTCCATTTCAAAATATTATGATACTATCATCAGGATATATTCTAAATAACTGATATGGGCAAAGGTAAAGCATTCGAAAAGCATTGTCA
Proteins encoded in this region:
- a CDS encoding xylanase; this translates as MKKKLFSVFALALVMASCSKNETDMSDKNVNLNADSSKKATVEGTASIDASTVQQTIKGFGGANIVAWTGDLTSAQRTTAFSPTNGIGLSIVRVRVPNSSSEFAAEKATIDACKSFGGSAIASAWSAPASMKTNNSIVGGKINTASYGAYAAHLSAFNSAVGGLAAISPTNEPDYKVNYESMELTASEVADFVAAQGNNCGAPIMAPEPFQMNQTYINTYLSNATAKSKTSFVCGHIYGKTPYNLGNVGKPVWMTEHYTNSSISGDDWANAMNAAKEIHDCMNAGWSAYVWWYIRRSYGPMSESGNIQKVGYVMAHYARYVRPGYSKISCTSNPTPGVYVTAYKSGSKLVIVIVNQNNAVTYQAFGYSGISVSGFNRYFTTSTTNLGTNSLAVAGGSFGINLAASSVTTLVSY